A part of Candidatus Delongbacteria bacterium genomic DNA contains:
- a CDS encoding patatin-like phospholipase family protein yields the protein MRPGGLLFLILLVCAVSAHCQDAALSPRVETGSVLRVIAQGGFSNQPLTDPGPTLPGSIPDPGSPRLGLVLTGGGGRGFAQIGALRALEDAGIPLYCVVGTSMGALVGGLYCSGYSPEQIRDELSPLTWDELFNDSPNRLDMYTGAKEIADRHLLQVRFDGFRPQWIRSFSTGQKVREILGRLFYRAPMQCFGDFDRLELPYRAIATDLITGKMVSFAEGDLAEAIRASMSVPLLFSPVVLDTLLLVDGGISNNVPVNVAREMGADRVLVVDSTSPLRLRSEINEAWEVADQVVSIMQADPNRRAFEMADLVVRPRIGHSTLESIEGIDSLVEAGYRAMAEHLDELRASLEGVTRPRSRIPGWRGLILEGDARELSGVLPESSDSLERSALDSLLRAACSEERFRWSHWKLEELQGEDRESGWVLRVDAELWPRVESVHLQVHRGLEGLTLPDLGPVNGPLGRKTLDARLDSLLEDLRYAGYTLARVDSLRLDGTRLDIFIDPGHVETVRVEGLSRVSKRRVLAEFSPRAGEVFRLDVAESRIRRLHASGLFEQVQMGLEREEDRNVVEIRVVERVWPVLRAGLHYSSAREGRAFLELDNERLLGGFLRGTLYYSYGAVGETSRVTFESDRLFSSLWTARLELRSVQELYHWRDSSLADGLARVEQETHGGALSLGRQWPGLGTVYVGLSARDLSEEGERGSSDLRAFGLELQSVVDSRDQLGLPRRGEYHVVSLTNTLKSLGADASWLQFRSRFDSWRSLGRTTGHATLIYEFADSPPALDRSRIGGGDMLATLRPGEWQGAQLLGTGLELRRLISENRLGAWQLGSSWHLVMVNDRAQFQLKREDLRQEAAMYLALNSVAGPLLAGVSLALDRQPGDSRWVLWTELGFTFD from the coding sequence GTGCGACCCGGGGGACTGCTGTTCCTGATTCTGCTGGTTTGCGCCGTGTCCGCACACTGCCAGGATGCCGCGCTCTCTCCGCGCGTCGAGACTGGTTCCGTATTGCGCGTGATCGCCCAGGGCGGATTCAGCAATCAGCCCCTCACCGATCCCGGCCCCACCCTTCCCGGCAGCATTCCCGATCCCGGCTCACCCCGGCTCGGGCTGGTTCTCACCGGTGGCGGAGGGCGGGGGTTCGCCCAGATCGGTGCCCTGCGCGCGCTGGAAGATGCGGGGATTCCGCTCTACTGTGTGGTGGGAACTTCGATGGGGGCGCTGGTCGGCGGGTTGTACTGTTCCGGCTACTCTCCCGAGCAGATCCGTGACGAGCTGTCGCCCCTGACCTGGGACGAACTCTTCAACGATTCACCCAACCGCCTGGACATGTACACGGGTGCCAAGGAGATCGCTGACCGGCACTTGCTGCAGGTGCGATTCGACGGCTTCAGACCCCAGTGGATCCGTTCCTTCTCCACGGGTCAGAAAGTGCGCGAGATCCTTGGCAGGCTCTTCTACCGGGCACCCATGCAGTGTTTTGGTGACTTCGATCGTCTGGAACTGCCCTACCGCGCCATCGCCACCGACCTGATCACGGGGAAGATGGTGAGTTTCGCCGAAGGCGATCTGGCCGAGGCGATCCGCGCCTCGATGTCGGTTCCCCTGCTGTTCAGCCCGGTCGTGCTGGACACCCTGCTGCTGGTGGACGGTGGCATCAGCAACAATGTGCCGGTGAATGTGGCACGCGAGATGGGTGCCGACAGGGTTCTGGTGGTGGATTCCACCAGTCCCTTGCGTCTGCGCAGCGAGATCAACGAGGCCTGGGAAGTGGCCGACCAGGTCGTCAGCATCATGCAGGCCGACCCCAATCGGCGCGCGTTCGAGATGGCCGACCTGGTGGTTCGTCCCCGCATCGGCCACAGCACCCTGGAGAGCATCGAGGGCATCGACAGCCTGGTCGAAGCAGGCTACCGGGCCATGGCGGAACACCTGGACGAGTTGCGCGCATCCCTGGAAGGTGTGACACGCCCGCGGAGCCGGATTCCGGGCTGGCGGGGTCTGATCCTCGAAGGCGATGCCCGTGAGCTTTCCGGAGTGCTGCCCGAGTCCTCCGACAGTCTTGAGCGCAGTGCACTGGACAGCCTGCTGCGTGCCGCCTGCAGTGAGGAGCGTTTCCGCTGGTCACACTGGAAGCTGGAAGAGCTGCAGGGCGAAGACCGGGAAAGCGGGTGGGTCCTCAGGGTCGACGCGGAACTCTGGCCGCGGGTCGAGAGTGTGCATCTGCAGGTGCATCGCGGGCTCGAGGGCCTGACCCTTCCCGATCTCGGGCCAGTCAATGGCCCTCTCGGGCGCAAGACCCTGGACGCCCGGCTCGATTCCTTGCTGGAAGACCTGCGCTATGCGGGCTACACTCTGGCGCGCGTGGACAGTCTGCGGCTGGATGGCACACGGCTGGACATCTTCATCGATCCGGGGCACGTGGAGACGGTACGCGTCGAAGGCCTCTCCCGGGTTTCCAAACGCCGGGTGCTGGCCGAGTTCAGCCCGCGCGCAGGAGAAGTCTTCAGGCTGGATGTGGCCGAGTCGCGCATCCGGCGCCTGCACGCCAGTGGCCTCTTCGAGCAGGTGCAGATGGGACTGGAGCGCGAAGAGGACCGCAATGTGGTCGAGATCCGTGTGGTCGAGCGGGTCTGGCCCGTGTTGCGCGCCGGTCTGCACTACAGCAGCGCACGCGAGGGCCGCGCCTTCCTGGAACTGGACAACGAACGCCTGCTGGGCGGCTTTCTGCGGGGCACCCTGTACTACTCCTATGGCGCCGTGGGTGAAACCAGTCGGGTGACCTTCGAGAGCGATCGCCTGTTCAGCAGCCTCTGGACGGCGCGACTGGAACTGCGCAGCGTTCAGGAGCTGTATCACTGGCGCGACTCCAGTCTGGCCGATGGATTGGCGCGCGTGGAACAGGAGACCCACGGCGGAGCACTCAGTCTCGGTCGCCAGTGGCCCGGCCTGGGAACCGTGTACGTGGGGCTGAGCGCGCGGGATCTGTCCGAAGAGGGCGAGCGCGGATCCAGCGACCTGCGGGCCTTCGGCCTGGAACTGCAGAGCGTGGTGGATTCCCGCGATCAGCTGGGACTGCCGCGCCGGGGCGAGTATCACGTCGTGAGCCTGACCAATACTCTCAAATCCCTGGGGGCGGACGCCAGCTGGCTGCAGTTCCGCTCGCGCTTCGATTCCTGGCGCAGCCTGGGACGGACCACCGGGCACGCCACCCTGATCTACGAGTTCGCCGACAGCCCCCCGGCCCTGGATCGCTCACGCATCGGCGGTGGCGACATGCTGGCGACCTTGCGTCCGGGTGAGTGGCAGGGGGCCCAGTTGCTGGGGACCGGTCTGGAACTGCGCCGGCTGATCTCCGAGAACCGTCTTGGTGCGTGGCAGCTGGGCAGCAGTTGGCATCTGGTCATGGTCAACGACCGGGCCCAGTTCCAGCTCAAGCGCGAGGACCTGCGTCAGGAAGCGGCCATGTATCTGGCGCTGAACAGTGTGGCCGGCCCGCTGCTGGCCGGGGTCTCCCTGGCCCTGGACCGGCAACCCGGAGATTCCCGCTGGGTTCTCTGGACCGAACTGGGCTTCACGTTCGACTGA
- a CDS encoding glycosyltransferase, whose translation MSEKSQGALPHLLLIVYDFPPFVGGGAVVRMVKLAKYLHAMGHPVTVLTGGFESRYADPGIQDELTGIRVEHAAAHPVTPDVHDLTPRPRHLRLAGMILRSVVPFPDNRFRYLPAFLDHATRLIRETGSQLVLITNPPSSMGLLAPLLRRRFPELPIVLDYRDMWALDPLMTPKTRWYQFTQKILERWTIAHADRVVSATPAYADWFASQLKSPERSLVITNGYDEADFDFEPEPVRPDKLVFAYAGTTGGVSGPWVFDSIFQAFDDLLRERPELDSRLVIRFIGAISQDLLKAKARFDCGRFFELDGFVTHRVALQRLSGCDVLINNLFHLPHTALIYPGKTFEYLRLGKPMLVTAPDGILRQLVRDNTLGEECVGNDSAQILPALRRLVDHCREPGYYNTGNPDVYTRFERGALARAYRQILMECIAERKAGQR comes from the coding sequence ATGAGCGAGAAGAGTCAAGGGGCCTTGCCCCATCTGCTGTTGATCGTATACGATTTTCCACCGTTCGTGGGTGGCGGAGCCGTGGTACGCATGGTGAAACTGGCCAAGTACCTGCATGCCATGGGGCATCCGGTGACCGTGCTGACCGGTGGCTTCGAGTCGCGCTATGCCGACCCGGGCATCCAGGACGAGCTGACCGGGATCCGAGTCGAACATGCCGCGGCCCATCCGGTGACGCCCGATGTGCATGACCTGACCCCGCGCCCCCGGCACCTGCGCCTGGCTGGAATGATCCTGCGCAGCGTGGTGCCCTTTCCCGACAACCGCTTCCGCTACCTGCCCGCATTTCTGGATCACGCGACGCGTCTGATCCGGGAAACGGGCAGCCAGCTGGTGCTGATCACCAATCCACCTTCGTCCATGGGTCTGCTGGCACCACTGCTGCGCCGGCGCTTTCCCGAGCTGCCCATCGTGCTGGATTACCGGGACATGTGGGCCCTGGACCCACTGATGACCCCCAAGACCCGCTGGTACCAGTTCACCCAGAAGATCCTTGAACGCTGGACCATCGCACACGCCGACCGCGTGGTCTCGGCCACTCCCGCCTACGCCGACTGGTTCGCCAGCCAACTGAAGTCGCCCGAGCGCAGCCTGGTGATCACCAACGGCTACGACGAGGCGGACTTCGATTTCGAGCCGGAACCCGTGCGCCCCGACAAGCTTGTCTTCGCGTATGCGGGCACCACCGGGGGCGTGAGCGGGCCCTGGGTCTTCGATTCGATCTTTCAGGCCTTTGACGATCTGCTGCGCGAGCGTCCCGAGCTGGACTCCCGCCTGGTGATCCGGTTCATCGGGGCCATCAGCCAGGACCTGCTGAAGGCCAAAGCTCGCTTCGACTGCGGCCGCTTTTTCGAGCTGGATGGATTCGTGACTCACCGGGTGGCCCTGCAGCGGCTCTCGGGTTGCGATGTGCTGATCAACAACCTGTTTCACCTGCCGCACACGGCCCTGATCTATCCGGGCAAGACCTTCGAATACCTGCGTCTGGGCAAGCCGATGCTGGTGACCGCGCCGGACGGCATCCTGCGCCAATTGGTGCGCGACAACACGCTGGGCGAAGAGTGTGTGGGCAATGATTCGGCGCAGATTCTGCCCGCCCTGCGACGCCTCGTGGATCACTGCCGCGAGCCCGGCTACTACAATACGGGCAATCCGGATGTGTACACACGCTTCGAGCGTGGAGCCCTGGCGCGAGCCTATCGACAGATCCTGATGGAGTGCATTGCCGAGCGGAAAGCCGGGCAGCGGTAG
- a CDS encoding class I SAM-dependent methyltransferase codes for MSPSSARRGSHADPYSLIASFYDRLMDHVDYPGWAALLERLCYRHGQRPPLSHFDAACGTGRLLAEVDGVGMEWLGGMDRSPQMLEKARQRLANLRPKVVLSVGDLEQDGPARPVELLSCLYDSVNYLTTPERLTRALHNLGSRLAPGGLLIFDVCTRANSVRHFNGRVENGRSGAFSWTRETAFDERTALHTNHFTIRDEQRGRQVKEVHTQRIYSLDEVRACCAQAGLQVLGCHGEFGLGPGSEANDRVHFVTRMDPDSSATRTDESTPR; via the coding sequence GTGAGTCCCTCATCCGCGCGCCGCGGCTCCCACGCCGATCCTTACTCCCTGATCGCCAGTTTCTACGACCGGCTGATGGATCACGTGGACTACCCCGGCTGGGCGGCCCTGCTGGAGCGTCTGTGTTACCGTCACGGCCAGCGTCCGCCCCTGAGTCACTTCGATGCCGCCTGCGGCACGGGACGGCTGCTGGCGGAAGTGGATGGCGTGGGCATGGAGTGGCTGGGCGGCATGGACCGTTCGCCCCAGATGCTCGAGAAGGCTCGCCAGCGCCTGGCCAACCTGCGTCCCAAGGTGGTGCTGAGCGTGGGCGATCTGGAACAGGACGGCCCCGCGCGCCCCGTGGAACTGCTGAGCTGCCTGTACGACAGTGTGAACTACCTGACCACTCCCGAGCGCCTGACCCGCGCCCTGCACAATCTGGGCTCGCGCCTGGCCCCCGGCGGGCTGCTGATCTTTGATGTCTGCACGCGCGCCAACAGCGTGCGCCACTTCAATGGTCGGGTCGAGAACGGGCGCAGCGGGGCGTTCAGCTGGACGCGCGAAACGGCCTTTGACGAGCGCACGGCCCTGCACACCAACCATTTCACCATTCGCGACGAGCAGCGGGGACGCCAGGTCAAGGAAGTCCACACCCAGCGGATCTACAGCCTGGACGAGGTGCGTGCCTGCTGTGCTCAGGCGGGTCTGCAGGTACTGGGCTGCCACGGCGAGTTTGGACTGGGCCCCGGCAGCGAAGCCAACGACCGGGTCCATTTCGTGACACGCATGGATCCGGATTCCAGCGCGACACGGACCGACGAAAGTACCCCGCGATGA
- a CDS encoding lamin tail domain-containing protein — translation MRLRSGQGALWMLLAPMLVQAQVRLGEVFYDPQGSDSGAEWVEIHNMGSETVNLQGWLLDAGGPNLVLPAIEVPAGAVLAVHTNAPAAQLPDGLELWFQNGTNMGNTHGFVGLWAAEEQTTENLVDWMQYGSTGHSWESQAVEAGIWPAESFTMDVEEGHSLRRISAGNGPQDWIDEADPVAGETSTAVGELMAPGLRLEGGLPVLQWSFDGSGTQFEIRTRDQSGSERLLAELAIGEGQGRYAFTDHDWHGQSREYWIDVRRIDGRLDRLGGPYRIAGDSGSLPQSTRLLAAWPNPFNPGTLLNFELARAGSVSMDLHDLAGRRVRHLELGELSAGSHTLPLELDGQAGGLYFAVLRGPGGGASVLKLILAR, via the coding sequence ATGAGATTGAGATCCGGTCAGGGCGCACTCTGGATGCTGCTGGCTCCCATGCTGGTCCAGGCGCAGGTTCGTCTGGGAGAAGTCTTCTATGACCCGCAGGGCAGCGACAGCGGTGCGGAGTGGGTCGAGATTCACAACATGGGCAGCGAGACCGTGAACCTGCAGGGCTGGTTGCTGGATGCGGGCGGGCCCAACCTGGTGCTGCCCGCCATCGAAGTGCCCGCGGGTGCCGTGCTGGCCGTGCATACCAACGCTCCGGCGGCCCAGTTGCCGGATGGACTGGAGCTGTGGTTCCAGAACGGCACCAACATGGGCAACACCCACGGCTTCGTGGGGCTCTGGGCCGCCGAAGAGCAGACCACGGAAAATCTGGTGGACTGGATGCAGTACGGCAGCACCGGACACAGCTGGGAAAGCCAGGCGGTGGAAGCGGGCATCTGGCCGGCCGAGAGTTTCACCATGGATGTGGAGGAGGGGCATTCGCTGCGCAGGATTTCCGCGGGCAATGGCCCCCAGGACTGGATCGACGAAGCGGACCCGGTGGCGGGCGAAACGTCCACCGCGGTGGGGGAGCTGATGGCCCCCGGCCTGCGCCTTGAGGGCGGGCTGCCCGTGTTGCAGTGGTCCTTTGACGGCAGCGGCACCCAGTTCGAGATCCGGACTCGCGACCAGTCGGGCAGCGAACGCCTGCTGGCGGAGCTGGCCATCGGCGAGGGGCAGGGCCGGTATGCCTTCACCGATCACGACTGGCACGGCCAATCCCGGGAGTACTGGATCGATGTGCGACGCATCGACGGGCGGCTGGACCGTCTCGGCGGGCCCTACCGCATCGCGGGTGATTCGGGAAGCCTTCCGCAAAGCACACGCCTGCTGGCGGCATGGCCCAATCCCTTCAATCCCGGCACCCTGCTCAACTTCGAGCTGGCCCGGGCGGGCAGCGTGAGCATGGATCTGCACGATCTGGCTGGCCGGCGAGTGCGGCATCTGGAGCTGGGGGAACTGTCAGCGGGTTCCCACACTCTGCCGCTCGAGCTGGACGGGCAGGCGGGCGGACTGTATTTCGCCGTGCTGCGTGGCCCAGGAGGAGGCGCTTCGGTACTGAAACTGATCCTGGCCCGCTGA
- a CDS encoding ATP-binding cassette domain-containing protein, protein MTSGSPLLEARGLAFRYPGGFGVGPLDLQLRPGELLLLAGPSGAGKSTLLDLLAGSLSPASGRLLFRQSAVLRTPLSALAAYRRRIGIVDHRGSLLADRSLRENLDFALAARGVTAGARRRERLQLLGRLGLLGLQDQKPATLSTGEGRRAQLALALSGNPDALLLDEPLGNLPREIRQDLFQQLLELRRAGTAILMTTHDDELLGSGEGRVLRMDHGRLSAAPGSRP, encoded by the coding sequence ATGACCAGCGGATCCCCTCTGCTTGAAGCACGCGGATTGGCTTTCCGCTATCCCGGTGGATTCGGCGTGGGGCCGCTGGACCTGCAACTGCGCCCCGGCGAGCTGCTGCTGCTGGCGGGCCCCTCGGGCGCTGGCAAATCCACCCTGCTGGATCTGCTGGCGGGCAGCCTGAGTCCGGCTTCGGGGCGTTTGCTCTTCCGCCAGTCCGCCGTGTTGCGCACGCCTCTCTCGGCGCTGGCCGCCTATCGCCGGCGCATCGGCATCGTGGATCACCGGGGCAGCCTGCTGGCCGATCGCAGCCTGCGCGAGAATCTGGACTTCGCGCTGGCCGCCCGGGGTGTCACGGCGGGAGCCCGTCGCCGCGAGCGTCTGCAATTGCTGGGGCGACTGGGGCTGCTGGGTCTGCAGGACCAGAAACCGGCCACCCTGTCCACGGGCGAAGGGCGGCGCGCCCAGTTGGCACTGGCGCTCAGCGGCAACCCCGATGCGCTGTTGCTGGACGAACCGCTGGGCAACCTGCCGCGAGAGATTCGTCAGGATCTGTTCCAGCAGCTTCTCGAACTGAGACGTGCTGGCACGGCCATTCTGATGACCACCCATGACGACGAGCTGCTGGGCAGCGGAGAAGGGCGCGTGCTGCGCATGGATCACGGACGGCTGAGCGCGGCCCCCGGGAGTCGGCCATGA
- a CDS encoding 4-hydroxythreonine-4-phosphate dehydrogenase PdxA has product MPQPENRHMIVVSCGDPGGIGGEILLKALAAGASDLPVLLALPFGLARAWLGVLQAPREWRPRVWHADAEPPEKGLWCLPDEPGWPAVRFPAAAAVDAHSGLLAWRSLERAVDLVLENPGQRALVTAPIHKLAMHEAGFRWPGHTEYLEERGGKGPGLMWMHGPRLSVGLLCNHLPIKDVAAAVTASTLEHKIRLACAFLRDHGIDDELRVLGLDPHAGDGGAIGTADRDLLAPCIAGLRAGGLPASGPWPADAALARGHGRFLAMYHDQGLPVFKLVEGGQGVNLTLGLPFVRVSPDHGTAFDIAGKGQADPASMITALATATRLLRARNAPRKTEEPA; this is encoded by the coding sequence GTGCCACAGCCTGAGAACCGTCACATGATCGTGGTGTCCTGCGGGGACCCCGGAGGCATTGGCGGGGAAATCCTGCTGAAGGCGCTTGCCGCGGGTGCCAGCGATCTTCCCGTGCTGCTGGCTCTCCCCTTCGGCCTGGCCAGGGCATGGCTGGGCGTGTTGCAGGCACCCCGTGAGTGGCGGCCCCGGGTGTGGCACGCCGACGCCGAACCACCGGAAAAGGGCCTGTGGTGTCTGCCCGACGAACCGGGTTGGCCCGCAGTCCGCTTTCCTGCAGCGGCGGCAGTGGACGCACACAGTGGTCTGCTGGCCTGGCGCAGCCTCGAGCGGGCCGTGGATCTGGTGCTCGAGAATCCCGGGCAACGCGCGCTGGTGACCGCGCCGATCCACAAGCTGGCCATGCATGAGGCGGGATTCCGCTGGCCGGGACACACCGAATACCTGGAAGAGCGTGGGGGCAAGGGGCCCGGGCTGATGTGGATGCACGGTCCACGCCTGAGCGTGGGTCTGCTTTGCAACCACCTTCCGATCAAGGATGTGGCCGCTGCCGTGACCGCGTCCACCCTGGAACACAAGATCCGTCTGGCCTGCGCCTTTCTGCGCGACCACGGGATCGATGACGAGTTGCGCGTGCTGGGATTGGATCCACACGCTGGCGACGGCGGCGCCATCGGCACCGCCGACCGTGACCTGCTGGCACCCTGCATCGCCGGGCTGCGCGCCGGCGGGCTTCCGGCAAGTGGTCCCTGGCCGGCTGACGCGGCCCTGGCGCGCGGACACGGGCGCTTTCTGGCGATGTACCACGACCAGGGGCTGCCGGTTTTCAAGCTGGTGGAAGGAGGACAGGGGGTCAATCTGACCCTTGGCCTGCCCTTCGTGCGGGTGTCGCCCGATCACGGCACCGCCTTCGACATTGCTGGCAAGGGCCAAGCCGATCCGGCCAGCATGATCACGGCGCTGGCCACCGCCACCCGACTGCTGCGGGCACGAAATGCCCCCCGAAAGACCGAGGAACCAGCGTGA
- the dusB gene encoding tRNA dihydrouridine synthase DusB, with the protein MLTPTRIWQVGNVRLENAVMLAPMEGYSELPFRRICRRLGASMVFTEFTSSEGLVRLAGNTERKIRIAEDERPVGIQIYGRDPGRMANAARIAEANNPELVDINFGCPAKKVTGGGCGSQLMREPEIIYSIVSAVRRAVSLPVTCKLRLGWDDGSRNVVDVCRRLQDLGVAGVAIHGRTRCQKYLGQADWEAIARVREALEIPVIGNGDVASPEDAQRMFEQTGVAAVMIGRAAIHNPWIFRDCRAWLDHGQHLPVPDLLDRLDVLESHLDESVEHKGEARAVLEMRKMYASYLKNYHNIRVLRGELMQLAEVQPIRDRLALLREELLADCPGDDRATA; encoded by the coding sequence ATGCTGACACCCACGCGCATCTGGCAGGTAGGAAATGTTCGCTTGGAGAACGCGGTGATGCTGGCACCCATGGAGGGTTACAGCGAGCTGCCCTTCCGGCGCATCTGCCGTCGTCTGGGAGCCAGCATGGTCTTTACCGAATTCACCAGCAGCGAAGGTCTGGTGCGGCTGGCGGGCAATACCGAACGCAAGATCCGCATCGCCGAGGACGAGCGCCCGGTGGGCATCCAGATCTACGGACGCGACCCCGGGCGCATGGCCAATGCCGCTCGCATCGCCGAAGCCAACAACCCGGAGCTGGTGGACATCAACTTCGGCTGCCCGGCCAAGAAGGTCACGGGCGGTGGCTGCGGGTCACAACTGATGCGCGAACCGGAAATCATCTACAGCATCGTGAGTGCCGTGCGCCGCGCGGTGAGTCTGCCGGTGACCTGCAAGCTGCGCCTGGGCTGGGACGACGGCTCGCGCAATGTGGTGGATGTGTGCCGCCGTCTGCAGGACCTGGGTGTGGCCGGTGTGGCCATCCACGGTCGCACGCGCTGCCAGAAGTATCTGGGGCAGGCGGACTGGGAAGCGATCGCCCGGGTGCGCGAAGCCCTCGAGATTCCTGTGATCGGCAATGGCGATGTGGCCAGTCCCGAAGACGCCCAGCGCATGTTCGAGCAGACCGGGGTGGCCGCCGTGATGATCGGCCGGGCCGCGATTCACAATCCCTGGATCTTCCGCGACTGCCGCGCCTGGCTGGATCATGGCCAGCATCTGCCAGTGCCCGACCTGCTGGATCGCCTGGATGTGCTGGAGAGCCATCTGGACGAGAGCGTGGAACACAAGGGCGAGGCGCGCGCCGTGCTGGAAATGCGCAAGATGTACGCCAGTTATCTGAAGAACTACCACAACATCCGTGTGCTGCGCGGCGAGCTGATGCAGCTTGCCGAGGTCCAGCCCATCCGCGACCGCCTTGCCTTGCTGCGCGAGGAACTGCTGGCCGACTGTCCGGGCGACGACCGTGCCACAGCCTGA
- a CDS encoding glycosyltransferase family 4 protein — MPPGQASILILDHFDVFGGAQLYILDMIGALKADRYRFFCTDVLDDWSRQRLQQLGVTRIPLFPYFSKRSGVFALLRSFMHLMRLRGKAGTPDLLLTNSMPGLLVARLAFGRSLPVVHIAHRMDYGPILRVMLRRWPDRLVTVSQTAANWFREIGVPPDRIRIVPNGFDPALHQRVETSPKPGLCLGMVGRLDREKGMEDLLELARRLAGRQEIRFRLVGAASDPAQDRLWRTLAERDGLLPMIEFAGRKPPGPALFEGMDLLLNLSNFQETFGRSYAEAALLEIPTLAYRNGAPEEWIEHGRNGWFIDSVDSLQTLVEELVREPDRVRLAGKEARRTILANFSLGECAEQLKAILEERLAGPH, encoded by the coding sequence ATGCCCCCGGGACAAGCCAGCATCCTCATTCTGGATCACTTCGATGTATTCGGCGGGGCACAGCTCTATATCCTGGACATGATCGGCGCCCTGAAAGCGGACCGCTACCGGTTTTTCTGCACGGACGTTCTGGACGACTGGTCACGGCAGAGGCTCCAGCAGCTGGGCGTCACGCGAATCCCATTGTTTCCATACTTCTCGAAACGCAGCGGTGTGTTCGCCCTGCTGCGCTCGTTCATGCACCTGATGCGCCTGCGCGGCAAGGCGGGAACGCCCGATCTGCTGCTGACCAACAGCATGCCGGGTCTTCTGGTGGCCCGTCTCGCCTTCGGACGCTCGCTGCCGGTGGTACACATTGCCCATCGCATGGACTATGGACCGATTCTGCGCGTCATGTTGCGGCGCTGGCCCGATCGGCTGGTCACCGTGAGCCAGACCGCGGCGAACTGGTTCAGAGAGATCGGTGTGCCACCCGATCGCATCCGCATCGTCCCCAATGGATTCGATCCGGCACTCCATCAGCGCGTGGAGACCAGCCCGAAACCTGGCTTGTGCCTGGGCATGGTGGGGCGACTGGACCGTGAAAAGGGCATGGAGGATCTGCTGGAACTGGCCCGTCGTCTGGCCGGCAGACAGGAGATCCGTTTCCGGCTCGTGGGTGCCGCCTCGGACCCGGCCCAGGACAGACTGTGGCGCACGCTGGCCGAGCGCGACGGGCTGCTGCCCATGATCGAGTTCGCCGGCCGCAAACCCCCGGGTCCAGCGCTGTTCGAAGGCATGGATCTGCTGCTGAACCTGTCCAATTTCCAGGAAACTTTCGGACGCAGTTACGCCGAAGCGGCTCTGCTGGAGATACCCACACTGGCATACAGGAACGGTGCACCTGAAGAGTGGATCGAACACGGGCGCAACGGCTGGTTCATTGATTCAGTGGACTCGCTGCAGACGCTGGTGGAAGAGCTGGTCCGGGAACCGGATCGAGTCAGACTGGCCGGAAAGGAAGCACGCCGGACCATCCTTGCCAATTTTTCTCTCGGAGAATGTGCGGAACAGCTCAAGGCCATTCTCGAAGAACGCCTGGCCGGACCGCACTAG